Proteins encoded by one window of Gordonia jinghuaiqii:
- a CDS encoding VOC family protein, which produces MSSEIQVTFDCGDPAALSAFWAEVLGYRLQDPPPGFDSWDAALDALGVPAENRNDASGVVDPDGRGPRLFFQRVPEGKSAKNRVHLDVRAAPGLTGEQRMDALEAEAARLVALGATRVERHEPAPPLSGGHIVLRDPEGNEFCLD; this is translated from the coding sequence ATGTCCTCAGAGATCCAAGTGACGTTCGACTGTGGTGATCCCGCGGCGCTGTCCGCGTTCTGGGCCGAGGTGCTCGGCTACCGGCTGCAGGACCCGCCGCCGGGCTTCGACAGTTGGGATGCCGCGCTCGACGCCCTGGGTGTCCCTGCCGAGAACCGCAACGACGCATCGGGGGTCGTCGATCCCGACGGTCGCGGGCCACGACTGTTCTTTCAGCGCGTGCCCGAAGGCAAGTCCGCAAAGAACCGGGTCCACCTCGACGTCCGCGCTGCGCCCGGCCTCACCGGTGAGCAACGCATGGACGCGCTCGAGGCCGAGGCGGCCCGGTTGGTGGCGTTGGGTGCCACCCGCGTCGAACGGCATGAACCCGCGCCGCCCCTGAGTGGGGGACACATCGTGTTGCGCGACCCCGAGGGCAATGAATTCTGCTTGGATTGA
- a CDS encoding PPOX class F420-dependent oxidoreductase encodes MTPPPYDPRDLLTEARLGVLATIRSSGLPQLSPVTPFYDRDADTVYVSVTEGRAKTANLRRDPRAALEVTGPDGYSWATAEGDVALIGPGTDPHGPEVDALVDYYRNAAGEHPDWDEYRRVMVSDRRVLMVLSVRRVYGERLR; translated from the coding sequence ATGACCCCACCGCCGTATGATCCGCGCGACCTTCTCACCGAGGCGCGTCTGGGTGTTCTCGCCACGATCAGATCGTCCGGATTGCCGCAGCTGTCGCCGGTCACGCCGTTCTACGACCGCGACGCCGACACCGTCTACGTCTCGGTGACCGAGGGACGGGCGAAGACGGCGAACCTCAGGCGGGATCCGCGTGCGGCGCTCGAGGTCACCGGGCCTGACGGCTATTCGTGGGCGACCGCCGAGGGTGATGTGGCCCTGATCGGTCCCGGTACCGACCCGCATGGTCCCGAGGTCGACGCGCTCGTCGACTACTACCGCAACGCCGCCGGGGAGCATCCGGACTGGGACGAGTACCGCCGGGTCATGGTGTCCGACCGGCGGGTGCTGATGGTCCTGTCCGTGCGTCGGGTCTACGGCGAACGATTGCGCTGA
- a CDS encoding DUF4334 domain-containing protein: protein MHAHEILTTVPSNTAEGLDLFDSCAAVEPEFMIGTWRGAELPTGHPLDGFLAASGWWGKQFVDAETVHPLLFPTRDGAALWAMNPAIAFGGLGVAEKTPQVKSMSFATPIAATRLLSQTRRARARLRTTRYRGTDTATMIYDQLPINDVFRRVSDDAVVGAMDLKGSPSPYFFVLRRDDSLRLM, encoded by the coding sequence ATGCATGCGCACGAGATCCTCACCACCGTCCCGTCGAACACCGCCGAGGGGCTCGACCTGTTCGACTCCTGCGCCGCCGTCGAACCCGAGTTCATGATCGGCACCTGGCGCGGGGCCGAACTCCCGACCGGCCATCCCCTCGACGGTTTCCTCGCAGCGAGCGGGTGGTGGGGCAAGCAGTTCGTCGACGCCGAGACCGTGCACCCGCTGCTCTTCCCGACCCGAGACGGGGCTGCCCTCTGGGCGATGAACCCGGCCATCGCCTTCGGCGGCCTCGGAGTCGCGGAGAAGACACCTCAGGTGAAGTCGATGTCGTTCGCCACTCCGATCGCCGCCACGCGGCTCCTCAGCCAGACCCGGCGCGCCCGAGCCCGTCTGCGGACGACGCGGTATCGCGGCACCGACACGGCCACCATGATCTACGACCAGCTCCCCATCAACGACGTCTTCCGCCGCGTCTCCGACGACGCCGTTGTCGGCGCGATGGACCTCAAGGGTTCACCGAGTCCGTACTTCTTCGTTCTCCGTCGCGACGACTCGCTGCGTCTGATGTAA
- a CDS encoding Fur family transcriptional regulator produces the protein MLTEDDCARHLRAAQLRVTRPRVAVMRAVDSHPHADTDAVLRSTREELPDVSQQAVYDVLGALTSAGLVRRIQPAGHVSRYESRVGDNHHHVICRACGSIGDVDCAVGEAPCLTASNDRGFVIDEAEVVYWGYCPDCIPDPT, from the coding sequence ATGCTCACCGAAGACGACTGCGCGCGGCATCTCCGCGCGGCACAACTGCGGGTGACCCGTCCGCGGGTCGCGGTGATGCGCGCGGTGGATTCACACCCGCACGCAGACACCGACGCGGTACTCCGATCCACGCGTGAGGAACTCCCGGACGTGTCACAACAGGCGGTGTACGACGTCCTGGGCGCGTTGACATCCGCCGGACTTGTGCGGCGAATCCAGCCTGCCGGGCATGTGTCTCGATATGAGTCACGCGTCGGCGACAACCACCATCACGTGATCTGCCGTGCATGCGGATCCATCGGTGACGTCGACTGCGCGGTCGGCGAAGCCCCGTGTCTCACCGCCTCCAACGACCGGGGCTTCGTCATCGACGAGGCCGAGGTCGTCTACTGGGGCTACTGCCCCGACTGCATCCCCGACCCCACCTGA